A segment of the Fibrobacter succinogenes subsp. succinogenes S85 genome:
GACTGGAGGCTTTATGGGCGTTTTGAGGACGGTTGCAAATTTTGTTTTCGGGATGGAGTGCCTTGCGTGCGGGAACTCGTCAGAGAGGCTTGACCCGTGGCTCTGCCCTGCTTGTGCGGCGGAACTTTTGCGGGAATCCTGCTCTTCAAAATTCCCGAACGACGATACATTTTGTTTGTTCCCGATGCGGCCTTTGACACGAAAGCTTGTGCATGCGCTCAAGTACAGGAACATTCCGGGGCTTGCCTCTTACCTTGTGCGACATTCTTCGGCAGTGAAGCATGGGGTGGTGGCGCAGGAACTTTCGATGCTTGCGCAGCCGCTTTACTTTGTGCCTGTGCCGCTCCATCGGGCGAGGTATCGTGAGCGCGGGTACAACCAGGCGGAACTCTTGGCGGCGGCGCTTGCGACTGCAACAGGAGGTAAGGTTTGCCGCTTGCTCAAGCGCAAGACGTTTGTGGTTTCGCAGACAAAGCTTTCAAAGGAGGAGCGAGAGATGAACGTGGCGGGGGCATTTGTGGCGGATTTCCCGAGGAAGATGCCTACGCGGGGGTGTGTTGTCGTGGTGGACGATGTTTTTACGACGGGGGCGACGACTTCGGCGTGCATGGCGGCGTTTGGACCAGATTTTCCGCTCCCCTTGAAGGTGTGTACGCTGATTTACGACGAACCTGCGACGGCTGTAGCGGATTTTGCCGCCGATTGCCGCGCCTTTTACAAATAACAAGTACAAATAAAAAAGCGTTCCCGGAGCTCGGAAACGCTTTTTACGGAGGAAGAGGGACTCGAACCCCCAAGCCTTACGGCGGCGGTTTTCAAGACCGCTGACTTACCAATTAGCCTATTCCTCCAATTGGTGCGCAAAGAATAGAAAAAAATGCAGGATATCGTCAACGATACTTTGCTTTTTGTTGAAGATTAATTATTTTTTTACATGTTATGAGCTACCAAGGAAAGTCTACCGATCTTGGAGACGGCGAAGTCGCTGCTCTCTTGTTCGAGTACATGCCCAAAATTGCTGCCGAACACGAGACGGACAGCCTCTTGGTACTTATGGCTGATTTGGGTCGGCAGATTGTGCAGGCCGACCGCTGTTCCCTCTGGCTTATTGACGAAGAAAAGAACGAGCTGTGGACCAAGGTGGCCCATGGTGTGAGCGAGCTGCGTATTCCGCTTTCGGCTGGCTTTGTCGGGTATTCCCTCAAGACGGGTGAACCGGTTCTCGTCGATGATGCTTACCGGGACGCTAGGTTTGACCGCCGTAGCGATATCAAGAATGGCTACCATACGACGTCTGTCATGACGATGCCGCTTGAAAGCGATGGCCGCGTGATGGGCGTGTTCCAGGCAATCAACAAGGTCGGGGAG
Coding sequences within it:
- a CDS encoding ComF family protein, with amino-acid sequence MGVLRTVANFVFGMECLACGNSSERLDPWLCPACAAELLRESCSSKFPNDDTFCLFPMRPLTRKLVHALKYRNIPGLASYLVRHSSAVKHGVVAQELSMLAQPLYFVPVPLHRARYRERGYNQAELLAAALATATGGKVCRLLKRKTFVVSQTKLSKEEREMNVAGAFVADFPRKMPTRGCVVVVDDVFTTGATTSACMAAFGPDFPLPLKVCTLIYDEPATAVADFAADCRAFYK